The DNA sequence gagagaggagggAAGACTGTGAAAGGGGGACTCCAACACACGatcagaacaacaacaacaaaaacagcagcCACCAGCAAACACAGCTGGGGAAACGGATCTCATGCAGAATGGGGAAGAGGAGAAGTGAGAGGGGAGGAAGGCTGCTGATGacataccacatcactgtcagaCATGTGGGTTAATGCATGACTTATGCCAAGtgccgccacacacacacacactgtgtgatcTCTTCATAACAATGCTGGAACTGTCACATGATTCCCATGGAGAAGTAATGTGACCTGCAGGCATGTGAAAGTGTTAAAGCTAATCCCTTATAAATATTCTCATTTGTGCTGGGTTTATTCTATAGACGTATTGTACATAGTATCATGTAACGTATAAGATCTATAGCCTAATATCTTATACATGACCAACTGTATGTTTTGTGTGCCTAATATAGACATGCCTACAACTAATAATTTTACATAataccatttttaaaattatgaatcAAAAAATGTTAAAGTGCATTATTTGAACATTTAATAACTGATGTGTAGATTCACTCACTTCTTATTGTGCCTAGATgaattgtattcattcattcattgtctgtaaccacttatccaattcagggtcatggtgggtctggagccaacccggattcactgggcgcaaggcaggaacacgccctggagggggcgtcagtccttcacagggcgaaacacataatcacacactcacacctacgaacacctaccaacgtgtgtttttggaccgtgggatgaaactggatcacccggaggaaacccatgcggacacagggaaaacacaccaaactcctcaaagacagtcacccggagcgggactcgaatccGCAACccccaggtctctggagctgtgtgacagcgacactacctgctgtgcctccGTGCCGCCCCATGCATGTTTATATCAGTATAAAATAGTTAATTAAATAATGGCATGAGTGCACTTTTAAATTTCACAATGTTTTAGCTCTTATTATTCAGAATGCGATGTACAGTCATCACACATGAATACTTGTGTCTAAAATAGACAATGACTAAGACTAATGAAAGAACAAAATCCAGTACAACCACCAAAGCTTGATTAACACCCACAGCTTTCTCTTAATTTGCTCTCAAAAAGATCATATGCAGGTTTCCACCATACAGGATAATCATTTAACATAACAGAATCCTTGCTGGTGATGTTAGCTCTAAACATTATCATTGTCTGGAACATTATCATTGCCTGGAGGAACTCTTTTTATATGTAAAGCACCTCATGTAACTGgcttcactcacatactcactcttTAATGGCGTTAAAATCTTAATTCAAGTGACAACTGACCCTGAGTATATGACAATATTTAGAAAATGATTTGCATatagttgctgtccaaagaaaaacacatacatCCAAAAATGAATTTTACAGGAGTTAAACTTAAGTgtttaatggaagtcaatgtaaaaagatttgaCTCATTTTGGAGTTTTTGGAATTAAGTAATTCTGGAGTATTTTTACAGAtccattcatcattacattttcacacaacctgaaggacagctgctgggttcaaatTGTGTAATAAACCTAAAACTTGAAACATAAAACTAAAAATTGAGATATATGTTTCTTGTGAAAACAATGATAAATGTGTAGTAATTGTCCATATTTAAATACTAAGCATGTacataattaatgaatattaaacTAGTAAAACTTCATATACTTCTCATTTTCTACCAATCAAACTccctttaaaatatttcatCAAATGATGTTTTTGGAAAACAATATTATACCCTTTTCGGAACTTAGAAAAGTTCTATGATACAGGAAAAAAATTGGTTTCATAAAATTCAGGTGTGAAcgtaatgtatatatatatatatatatatatatatatatatatatatatatatatatatatatatatatatatatatatatatacacacacagacacacaaggtAACAACTCTTTACCAGCTGAAGGTTTTCCCTATAGGTCCTAcattacatgtgtgtgtgtttcttaaaaCAAAAAGAATGGATGGTTCTACACCAAAAAGCTGCTATTTCATAAAAAACTTTTACAAAGAATGTTGTTTATACATTAACTCTGATATTCATCCTCAGAATAAAATAATGCAGACGTTTTGTAACAGTCATTACATAAACGAATGAAACGTGTGGGCATATATTTGCATACATTAAACAGAATTGGCCCTTTAAGTGGTGACATATTGGTTGGTCTGTTATTATGGCGTTATGGAAAATCTGGTTTAGTCTGAGAGCgagtgtgagagggagaaaaagagtcCTAGATGGGGGCTTTTTTAAACCCTGCGCGCTGTCCGTTAGAAGAGCATTGTGTTGAAGTTTTGTGATTTAAGCGTTGGTGTGGCTCGCGCTGCTTCACTGTCACTCACGGGTTCACGCAATGCGCGCGTGACTCTGCACATTTGCACGAAACCACCATGCAAGTTTTAGTGCGCGCGCAGCGTCTCGGTCCGTGCACGTGTTACGGCACGCAGCGCGAATGTCCGGAGAGCGCCAGCACGCTCACGAGCGAGACGTGTGTGTTCGCTAAACCGAGAGTTTTCGATTGTTTCTGTGTACAAATGGCGTTCACTTGCTTGAGCACTGCGATGGAGGTCGTCCGCAACCGGGCGCAAGTTTGCTAATGTCTTTAAAGTTCTGTAAAGTCTCTGATTCCTCAGTATACACGCAGGGCTAGCGACTGTCGTTGTCTATGGCGACGGCTCGTAACGTCTCGTTCATTAGCGCTGGTGGTGCAGCCTACACGTGAGACTTTAGGAGATGTGGCCACGCGCGCGTGCGCTCCACTTCCTCTCACGGAGCGCGCCGTGAAGCGTTGATGGGGTTTGGACTTTCGTGCCCACCCGCATTCAGACACGCCCCGCCCCCCAGAGTGAAGACTGGCTACACTCGTAACATACAGTTCGTCTCCACACCCATATTGCGACATGTCCCGCCTTCCTGCATTGTGATAGGTTGAAGTCTTGCGAAGGCCTCTTTAGGCTGTCTAAATAACTGCCAATCCTAGTCGGTGTGGGCGGGGATTGTCCGAAAACAGGtggaaaacaaaggaaaacccACCGCCATGGTAAAGTGTCGGCTGAGCTCAGGCGAGCGCAGGCGTCATTCTGGAAGTGCTGCACTGCTGCACATATACAACTCTCCTCTTCGCTCTCGGAATTACAGCGCAAACCAGCCCCACACAGCCAAGGAGTGGATGACAGAGGTGGAAAAGTTATGGATGAAAGAATAGCGCGACTGCAGGACAGAGCATTCCTGGACCATGCGGATTTCCTAGGGTAAAGAttgttttattactgttattttttttgtactcGGCGTTTACAGACACTGTTGTTCACAGCTACGAGTTTATGAAATGTGTGAGTGCTTCTGAAAAgactattttgtttttttagggtCGAGTATTCCTCACTTTACATGTGCAAATCAAAAAGAGGAGTGAAAAGAGAGGAAGGAAAGGTAAGATTTTTTTCTGTGCAGTTTCCATGTTTACAGTTTATGTGTGTTTTACCTTAAAGAGCCGCTAAAGTAATATTTCTGCATTTCTAGAAATTTCTGCAGCTTCTTTTCCtctaaagacattttttttaaccacagGACGCGTATAAGTTACCTCACAGACTGAtagagaagaagaggagggacAGAATTAACGAATGTATCGGACAACTAAAGGACTTATTACCCGAGCATCTCAAGCTAACGGTAGGCGCTTTATCAACGGCTGAGATACAGCTCTGGACATGTTTATTAAGTTTTAACACTTTGAGTAACGGCTATAAAATTGTTGTAGACGCTGGGGCACCTGGAGAAAGCCGTGGTCCTGGAGCTGACTCTGAAACACTTAAACGCTTTGACAGCGGTGACGGAGCAGCAGCACCAGAAGATCATCGCGTTGCAAAACGGTAAGGACCGAGAAACAACAGGGAATCTGAGCTCAGAGGAACACAGCTCAATGGACGCCAGCACAGTCTAGTGCAGCTGGACTTGAATGAACACCAAGGAATAGCTTCCAAAACAAGATAATTCGTAAATTTAATCTCAGAAAGTATATCTCAAATGATTgcatacacagcaaattcaccagagTTAACACAatttttgtgaatttgctgtgaaCTCACTCTTTAGGTTTCTGCATAGTCCCAAAACTTATACTTTACTTATACAGCTAAACGGTGCAATATTATCTGCTGACTTTACTGCACTAGGAAGGATAGTGATTTTGAGATTCAGCCTAAGAATTAGTTCAGTGGGAATTTCTGTGTTGTTGCAcatgttcatttacattttcttctgtTGAGGTAGACAAAATGCTACCAGACCAACATTCAGTGTAAAAACTTCATGTAGCTTCATGTGTTACGAATTTACACTTAGAATATAAAAACTTTTTCAAGACCATAAATATACTTTGCTATGAGGGGAATAAACCCACATcaatgactctctctcttttgcttatttctctttctctctctctctttctgtctctgtgtatTAGGTGACCGGTCGTTGAAGTCCTCAATCCAAGCAGATTTGGATGCTTTCCACTCCGGCTTCCAGGCATGTGCCAGAGAGGTGGTGCAGTATCTCGGCAAAGTGGAGAAGTGGACGAGTCGCGAGCAGCGCTGCACTCAGCTTGTGGAGCACCTGCACAAAGTGTCCACACAGCTCCTCCAGCCCCCGCTGGCCAGTGGTGACAGTCACGAGCGAGAGCATGAGGGACACGCTGCCAAAGATGGCCATGCCAACTGTGTGCCAGTCATACAGAGGACTCAGAACCCAGAGCTGAATGAGAACGACACAGACACTGACAGCGGCTATGGCGGCGAGGCAGAAAAGAGTGATGGGCGgcaggagagagtgagtgacacCGGAGCTGTCAAGGGACTTAAAATCAAGCAGGAGTTTGGGGGTGATGAACAGCGGCTGGCTAAGAAGCCCAAACTGAGCTGGCCAGCAGGTGGCACTGTGGGAACGGACGCAGCCAGCAGGCCAGAAATGGCTTTTATGAACTCACTCATGGCAGGAATGGCAGGAATGGGGCAGCAGGCTCCCTTCTGCATGCCCTTTTACTTCATCAACCCATCTGCGGCAGCTTCTTATGTGCCCTTTCTGGATAAGAGCCACATGGAGAAGCTGGTTTACCCACTGGCTGCACCTTTCCCTTGGCTCTATCCAGGGCTCCCTGCTGCAGCAGCCACATTCAACTCCAAAAGTTTTGAGGCTCCATCCAAGGATGAAGATTCTTCTACTTCTCCTGACCTGGAGAACCAGGAAGATGCGTCCTCTCCAATGGATGCGGATCATTGCTCTGAAATGACAGAACACATTGGAGAGCAGAGCCAAAGAAAGGAAAATGAGCGTACATAGGTTACCTGCACCATTGCACCTCATTTTCTGGCTTGTAAAATCGCATAGCCTATTTATCCGTTCCTTAATTTAATGGTCGTTGAGTGTTCCTGTAGTTGTTTCTATGGAGTTTCCTGATGAACgctgtattttctttgttta is a window from the Hoplias malabaricus isolate fHopMal1 chromosome 11, fHopMal1.hap1, whole genome shotgun sequence genome containing:
- the bhlhe41 gene encoding class E basic helix-loop-helix protein 41, with product MDERIARLQDRAFLDHADFLGVEYSSLYMCKSKRGVKREEGKDAYKLPHRLIEKKRRDRINECIGQLKDLLPEHLKLTTLGHLEKAVVLELTLKHLNALTAVTEQQHQKIIALQNGDRSLKSSIQADLDAFHSGFQACAREVVQYLGKVEKWTSREQRCTQLVEHLHKVSTQLLQPPLASGDSHEREHEGHAAKDGHANCVPVIQRTQNPELNENDTDTDSGYGGEAEKSDGRQERVSDTGAVKGLKIKQEFGGDEQRLAKKPKLSWPAGGTVGTDAASRPEMAFMNSLMAGMAGMGQQAPFCMPFYFINPSAAASYVPFLDKSHMEKLVYPLAAPFPWLYPGLPAAAATFNSKSFEAPSKDEDSSTSPDLENQEDASSPMDADHCSEMTEHIGEQSQRKENERT